From one Psilocybe cubensis strain MGC-MH-2018 chromosome 13, whole genome shotgun sequence genomic stretch:
- a CDS encoding putative 1,4-beta-D-glucan cellobiohydrolase B, with the protein MFPKLALYAFALISVVHGQLVGTYQSETHPSLSWQKCTKSGCTNTAGSVVLDANWRWVHTKSGYTNCYTGNTWDSSLCSDNKSCAANCALDGADYFGTYGITTSGNALTLKFITNNSNGKNIGSRVYLMASDTKYQMFKLLNQEFTFDVDLSKLPCGLNGALYFSAMDEDGGMARFSTNKAGAKYGTGYCDSQCPRDIKFINGEANAEGWKPSANDANAGTGNYGSCCNEMDVWEANSISAAYTPHPCDGTQSSRCSGSACGGESDRYGSICDPDGCDFNSFRMGDKSFYGPGLKVNTNSKFTVVTQFITDSGTASGTLKEIRRLYVQNGKIIQNSKVNVPGMSSSYDSITQQFCNDAKAAFGDTDSFSKHGGMAGISKSMANGMVLVLSVWDDHTANMLWLDSNYPTDADASKPGIARGTCSTSSGKPTDVESSAASAQVIYSNIKFGDIGTTYSGTA; encoded by the exons ATGTTTCCTAAACTCGCACTCTACGCTTTCGCACTCATCTCTGTGGTACACGGTCAGCTCGTAGGCACGTACCAGTCCGAAACGCACCCCTCTCTGAGCTGGCAAAAGTGCACGAAGAGCGGCTGCACTAACACTGCTGGCAGCGTCGTCCTCGACGCTAATTGGCGCTGGGTCCACACCAAAAGCGGGTACACCAATTGCTACACAGGAAACACCTGGGATAGCAGCCTCTGCTCTGATAACAAAAGCTGCGCTGCTAATTGCGCCCTCGATGGCGCCGACTATTTTGGAACATATGGGATCACGACAAGCGGCAATGCTTTGACTCTGAAGTTCATcaccaacaacagcaacggCAAGAACATAGGATCCCGAGTGTACCTTATGGCCAGCGACACCAAATACCAGATGTTCAAACTTCTTAACCAAGAGTTCACTTTCGACGTCGATCTCTCCAAGTTGCCCTGTGGCCTGAACGGAGCTCTCTATTTCTCGGCTATGGACGAAGACGGTGGAATGGCAAGATTCTCCACCAACAAGGCTGGCGCCAAGTACGGCACTGGATATTGCGATTCGCAGTGCCCAAGAGACATCAAGTTCATCAACGGAGAG GCCAACGCGGAAGGATGGAAGCCATCTGCTAACGATGCCAACGCCGGAACGGGCAACTATGGCTCCTGCTGCAACGAGATGGACGTCTGGGAAGCCAACTCCATTTCTGCTGCGTACACCCCTCACCCATGCGACGGGACACAGTCTTCGCGCTGCAGCGGCAGTGCCTGTGGCGGAGAATCCGACCGATACGGCAGCATCTGCGATCCCGATGGCTGCGATTTCAATTCTTTCCGTATGGGCGACAAGTCCTTCTACGGTCCAGGGCTCAAGGTCAACACCAACTCCAAGTTCACCGTAGTCACGCAGTTCATCACCGACTCCGGAACCGCTTCTGGAACGCTGAAAGAGATTCGCCGCCTGTACGTCCAGAACGGCAAGATCATCCAGAACTCCAAAGTCAACGTACCAGGAATGTCGTCGAGCTACGATTCCATCACCCAACAGTTCTGCAATGACGCCAAGGCCGCGTTCGGCGATACCGACAGCTTCAGCAAGCACGGTGGTATGGCGGGCATCTCCAAGTCGATGGCCAACGGCATGGTCCTCGTACTCAGTGTTTGGGATGACCACACCGCCAACATGCTCTGGCTTGACAGCAACTATCCTACCGATGCCGACGCATCGAAGCCAGGTATTGCTCGTGGCACATGCTCGACCTCTTCCGGAAAGCCGACCGACGTTGAATCTTCTGCGGCCAGCGCCCAGGTCATCTACTCCAACATCAAATTTGGCGATATTGGAACGACCTATTCAGGTACGGCTTAA